The following coding sequences are from one Triplophysa dalaica isolate WHDGS20190420 chromosome 12, ASM1584641v1, whole genome shotgun sequence window:
- the LOC130432389 gene encoding uncharacterized protein LOC130432389, translating into MSETPVINDASTDRNPSAPTSASHCSSSGSDSVADSPASSRGRQLRRSAPRKAKIRGDTPSLVPERRPPPSPASSYTSTHNTIPAIHKWTVQGLRLALSNADIEFHRRMTKAELYCLYASSLADTAPPKSAPQRSTDKPGTARGSPYSRPGQSTNAARRGRPPATRHSRPSASAGTATDLPDASNRPVEVFQQLVPLAVGQLQPPANTTPAVNTAGRPRNVGSPALGAPVLSHPFPAPGSWPTAPPSTTSARLPQLAMQVPVISHFTAPLEAAASASMAPLAAQAAAIPSLLSLPQSRSGFTLATATAMPVPINAPALEPPPVPGNIRSQILAGADTDLYLLLSPLSPPSNERQITYGDLSLTLKNQSPNHTRTLSFPEFIVAFSRYTDVICTAFPHRRRELGDYLAIVAELALSYGGAHFYTYHRLFSAKCAIRIAQWNQCPYWGALDTELHNRVFLGVRNITCAVCRSVAHTTLDCPLVTPSLPPRSASPPQSTCSVPRLPTRPVHQTQGQPGNLEACRNFNAGRCVRQRCRFLHVCSFCSGAHARIVCPLSQTQNKKLKNYLSTPVNISCLSSELSLHPDFQFTDYLLTGLSNGFNPGVVSLPSHSLICPNLQSALAEPESVDFLIKKEIDANFIIGPFDAPPFPAFRISPIGIATRKFSGKKRLIFDLSSPHGSTFPSINSLIPIEEFSLHYHNIDQAITLIKHAGRGAWLAKVDITSAFKVMPIHPDFWHLFGIRWRNKFYFSVRLTFGCRSSPKIFDMLSEAICWILSNNYAIPYLIHLLDDFLIISSPDSFPAAHLAKVQQFFKNLGVPLAPDKTSGPSTSIEFLGIKLDSLKFQASLPKEKIDRTILIASSLLSNPRCSKRELLSVLGHLNFAMRIIPQGRPFVSHLLSLASSAHALEDSLSISSSCLDELSLWIKFLRQWNGLSFFYSDMASSPVDIRLFTDAAPSVGFGGFYQGRWFASTWPPQVLEIPYALASSALFELYPLVVAASLWGKEWSASSIIVHCDNEATVHCINKGRSHSPAIMPFLRRLIWISACDQFILTAKHIPGSKNQIADALSRFAFQKFRLLAPEADPLPTPVPPYSELIFQLTTP; encoded by the coding sequence ATGTCCGAGACCCCCGTCATTAACGACGCATCCACAGACCGCAATCCTTCAGCGCCAACGAGCGCGTCCCATTGTTCCAGCTCAGGGTCGGATTCGGTAGCTGATTCCCCGGCTTCATCACGTGGCCGCCAGCTTCGACGTTCCGCACCTCGCAAGGCCAAAATCAGAGGGGACACTCCATCACTTGTGCCAGAGAGACGTCCGCCGCCTTCACCGGCTTCTTCTTACACCTCCACGCACAACACGATCCCCGCCATCCATAAATGGACTGTCCAGGGCCTACGATTGGCTCTATCCAACGCGGACATCGAGTTCCATAGGCGGATGACCAAGGCGGAGCTTTACTGCCTCTACGCTTCTTCCCTGGCCGACACCGCCCCACCAAAGTCAGCTCCGCAAAGGAGCACTGACAAGCCGGGCACGGCTCGTGGTTCCCCCTATTCCCGGCCCGGGCAATCCACCAATGCGGCCCGTCGTGGCCGTCCGCCGGCAACCCGGCACAGCAGGCCCTCCGCGAGCGCAGGTACCGCCACGGATCTCCCGGACGCCTCAAACCGTCCGGTCGAAGTTTTCCAGCAACTAGTCCCTCTCGCAGTAGGCCAGCTCCAACCTCCAGCCAACACCACGCCAGCAGTAAACACTGCGGGCCGCCCAAGAAACGTCGGCTCACCAGCACTCGGAGCTCCAGTGCTATCCCACCCATTCCCTGCCCCTGGCTCTTGGCCCACGGCACCCCCATCGACCACTAGCGCGAGGCTGCCTCAGCTAGCGATGCAGGTGCCGGTCATCAGCCATTTCACCGCCCCCTTAGAAGCCGCCGCTAGCGCGAGCATGGCTCCGCTAGCCGCTCAGGCGGCTGCAATCCCCTCCCTTTTATCTCTCCCGCAGAGCAGATCAGGCTTCACATTGGCCACAGCGACAGCAATGCCAGTGCCAATCAACGCACCAGCGTTGGAACCGCCCCCCGTCCCAGGCAACATCAGGTCACAGATCTTGGCAGGTGCGGACACAGATCTTTATTTACTCCTCTCACCTTTATCACCTCCGTCAAACGAGCGACAGATCACTTACGGCGATCTGTCGCTCACGCTTAAAAATCAGTCACCCAACCACACCCGCACGCTTTCTTTCCCCGAATTCATCGTTGCTTTTTCCCGCTACACTGACGTGATCTGCACTGCGTTCCCTCATAGGAGACGCGAGCTGGGCGATTATCTCGCTATCGTGGCAGAGCTCGCTCTCTCCTATGGGGGCGCGCATTTTTACACGTATCACAGACTTTTCTCCGCCAAATGTGCAATTCGTATAgctcagtggaaccagtgcCCCTACTGGGGAGCATTGGACACTGAGCTGCATAACAGGGTTTTTCTGGGCGTCCGCAATATTACATGCGCGGTGTGTCGCTCAGTTGCGCATACCACATTAGATTGTCCCCTAGTCACTCCCTCTCTTCCCCCACGCTCAGCTTCGCCTCCCCAGTCTACCTGCTCTGTTCCGCGCCTGCCAACCCGCCCAGTTCACCAAACCCAAGGGCAACCTGGCAATTTGGAGGCTTGTAGGAATTTCAACGCCGGAAGATGCGTCAGGCAGCGTTGTCGCTTCCTGCATGTGTGCTCATTTTGTAGCGGAGCACACGCACGAATCGTGTGCCCATTGTCTCAAACGcagaataaaaaactaaaaaattaccTTTCGACTCCCGtgaacatttcttgtttgtcttCAGAATTGTCCTTGCACCCCGACTTTCAATTCACTGACTATCTTCTGACCGGTCTCTCGAACGGTTTCAACCCCGGCGTCGTCAGTCTTCCGTCACACAGCTTAATATGCCCCAACCTCCAGTCTGCGCTCGCCGAACCAGAGTCAGTCGATTTCCTCATTAAAAAGGAGATCGACGCTAATTTCATTATTGGCCCCTTCGACGCTCCCCCTTTTCCTGCATTTCGGATCAGCCCCATTGGCATAGCGACTCGTAAATTCTCTGGAAAAAAGCGCCTCATTTTCGATCTCTCGTCACCACACGGCTCTACCTTCCCTAGCATTAATAGCCTCATTCCGATCGAGGAATTTTCCCTGCACTATCATAACATCGATCAAgccatcactttaataaaacatgccgGTCGTGGCGCTTGGCTAGCAAAAGTTGACATCACATCAGCATTTAAAGTCATGCCAATCCACCCAGACTTCTGGCACCTTTTCGGCATTCGATGGCGCAAtaaattttacttttctgtcCGTCTCACCTTTGGCTGCAGAAGCAGCCCAAAAATTTTCGACATGTTGTCGGAGGCAATTTGCTGGATTCTCTCTAACAATTATGCAATTCCCTACCTTATCCACCTACTGGATGACTTTTTAATCATCTCGTCTCCCGACTCGTTTCCGGCTGCACATCTAGCAAAAGTccaacagtttttcaaaaatctcGGCGTTCCCCTCGCCCCAGACAAAACTTCAGGTCCCAGCACGTCCATCGAATTTCTCGGAATTAAATTAGACTCGCTTAAATTCCAGGCTTCTCTGCCGAAAGAGAAAATCGATAGAACGATCTTGATCGCGTCCTCCCTATTATCAAATCCCCGCTGCTCAAAACGCGAGCTTCTGTCTGTTCTCGGCCATCTAAATTTCGCGATGAGAATAATCCCGCAAGGTCGCCCGTTCGTTTCACACCTCCTCTCTCTCGCGTCATCCGCACACGCTTTAGAGGACTCGTTATCCATATCCAGCTCCTGCCTCGACGAGCTGAGCCTATGGATAAAATTCCTCAGACAATGGAACGGCTTGTCATTTTTCTACAGTGACATGGCCTCTTCCCCCGTCGATATTCGCCTATTCACAGACGCCGCCCCTTCCGTCGGTTTCGGAGGCTTTTACCAAGGCCGTTGGTTCGCGTCCACCTGGCCCCCCCAGGTTTTAGAGATCCCTTATGCTTTAGCATCCTCAGCTCTCTTTGAGCTATATCCACTGGTCGTCGCAGCATCCCTATGGGGAAAAGAGTGGTCAGCTTCCAGCATAATCGTGCACTGTGACAACGAGGCAACTgttcattgtattaacaaaggcCGCTCCCACTCCCCCGCCATAATGCCGTTCCTCAGACGCCTCATCTGGATCTCAGCCTGTGACCAATTCATTCTAACTGCCAAACACATTCCCGGATCAAAAAATCAGATTGCTGACGCCCTTTCTCGTTTTGCCTTCCAGAAGTTCAGGCTGCTGGCACCCGAAGCAGATCCTTTGCCAACACCGGTACCTCCCTATTCGGAGCTGATATTCCAGTTAACCACCCCCTAA